The DNA sequence CCAGGCATCGCCAGCGGAAAGAACACTCTCGTCATCGTCTGCCAGATGGTTGCGCCGTCTACCTTGGCAGCCTCCCCCAGATCAATGGGAATCTTGCGAAAGAAGATGGTCAAATTCCAGATCGCGAGCGGCAATGCAAAGGTCGTGTACGGAATGATCAGACCCAGATAGCTGTTCGTCAGACCCATGGACTGCATGAACATGAAAATGGGTGAGATCGTGGCAATCTGCGGAAACATGGAGACAGCCAGCACGATTCCCAAAATGATCGCCTTCCCCCGAAACGATAACCACGCGATGGCATACGCAGCAAACGAAGCGATTGTTATCGAATATAAGGTGGTTAGCGCTGCCACAACCGTTGAATTCCACAAGTATCTGGCAAAGGGACGCTCTGTGAATACTCGTACAAAATTATCGAAGCTGGGGTTCTGGATGATAAAATCAAATGCCCTTTCCCCGAACAGTTCACTGGGTGGCTTCAAAGCGGCGATGAGAATCCATAGAAACGGAAACATCACAATAAAGATAAAAAGGACTAAAAAGACGTAAAACAACGGTCCAGCCTTTTTCTGCATGTCATTCTCCCTCCTTACCTTCCGCCGCTTTCACCCAGCAGGTCTGCGCCCAAGATTTTGATATAGCCAATCGAGATCAACGCCACACACAGAAAGACAATAACAGCGAGTGCAGAGCCTTCACCAAAGCTCATCTGAGCGAACATCGTCTTGTACGCCAAAATGGAAATAGTCTCTGTGGAATTCGCTGGCCCCCCTCCGGTCAATGCGTATATCAGGTCGAATACACGGAACGCATCGAGCGTACGAAACAAAAGGGAAACCAACAAAGTCGATTTGAGCATGGGCAGGGTTATTCGGAAAAACTGCTGAGTCCGGCTCGCTCCATCCACCTGTGCCGCTTCATACAAGCTGTGGGGGATCGTCTGGAGACCAGCAAACAGCAGCAAGGCCATGAAGGGTGTCGTTTTCCAGACGTCCGCCAAAATGACGGAAAACATCGCTCCCGCTTTCGTCGTCAAGAGAACCCCCATATCGGAAACCAGCCCGGTCACTTCAAACAAGTGAGCGACCATCCCGTTTTGTCCATCGTATAAATATTTCCACATCATAGCAGAGATGACCGTAGGGATCGCCCAAGGAATCAGTACTGTCGCCCGCACGAGCCCCCTTCCAATAAACTGCTTATTTATCAACATAGCGATCCACAATCCGAGCACTAGCTCGATCGCTACCGAGACCACAGTAAAGAACAGCGTGTTGTATAGAGCCCCCCACATTCTACTGTCTGTAAGAAATTGCTTATAGTAGGCAAAGCCAACGTAGTTCGGCTCGATGACCGACGCCGTTATCCCTTGCACCACCCCGAGAGCCCCCTCTGGTTTACTCAGCTGTTTTTGCTTTCCCAGATCATTGAGGGTCGTTCCGATCGTATTTAGAGTCGACCGGATGGAATCAATCTGTTCATTGGAGAGTTCTACGTATTTCAGTTCATTTGGAACGGGCTTGAATTCGAGCAAAAGCTGGTCGATCTTTTGATATCTCGAGGCGATTTCGCCGGTCTGCCTGAGCATAGCGTTCATATGTTCCGCCTGCTGTCTGAGCGTCAGCAGCTGATCCTTTACGCTCCCTTGGGCACTGTCAGCCTCTTTTTTCAAATACCGGAGAAGGTTGGGGAGTGTGCTTACATACCTTTCCATATCTAGACCATAGGAGTTGTGGACCTCTGTTTTCGTTGGATCGTTGAGACGAATGTCATGCAGACTGATCCAAAAAGAACGCATGACAGGCCAAATGGCAATTACGAGAATGATGACAATGGCAGGTAAAATCAGCAAATAGCCCATCTGCTTTTCCGACATAGACGTTCGCTTCATCCATTCACCACCTTCAACCTTCTTCTCGTCAATGATTCAGTAACCAGAAGGGTTGTACTAGGATGGATTTGCCACCCATCCTAGTACCTGACTTCCCCTTACTTTTTCATCAACGCATTCATTTGGGTCTCCATGTTTTTCGCAGCTTGCTCAGCTGTTTGCTGACCCGCCAGTGCTTTGGATACTTCAATCTGGATGACTTCGGAAATTTTTGGATAGATCGGAGTGGTAGGTCGGGATACGGCAGCGCTCACACCATCGACAAAGTCTTTGTTAGCAAACAGCGGGCTTGCCTTTTGCACGTCAGCCTCATCGTAAGCAGGCAGGTAAGTAGGTGCCAAACCTCCGTGTACAGCAGAAATTTTTTGGCCTTCAGGACCTGTCATGAACTTCAGAAACTCCCATGCTTCTTTTGGATGCTTGGTGAACTTGTTGATTCCACCCATCCAGCCGCCGAGCGCTGCTGCAGAACCTGCATCACCTGCGGGCAGTGGAGCGATGGCTACTTTGTCTACGATTTTGGATTGTGTCTGATCCTGTGCCATGGCGAATTGATACGGCCAGTTACGAACAAAAGGGGATTGGCCTTCGAGGAATGTAGTATGAGACTCTGTCTCGGTGAAGGTGGTGATGTTTTTAGGAACGAAGTCAGATTTGACGATCTCAATCATTTTATTCAAACCCTTGATGGTTCCGGGATTGTTAACTGCTACGTTCCCTTGCTCATCGAGGATTTTTCCTCCATAGGCAGCGCTGAACTCCACGAAGTTGCACACTAGCCCCTCGTACTGCTTGGCTTGCATCAGGTAACCAAACTTCGTGCCTTCTTTGCCGTTCAGGGCTTTTGCCTGGCTGATCAGATCATCCCATGTTTTCGGCGCTTCTTTTACCATGTCTTTTCGATAAAAGAGAAGCCCTGCGTCGATGAATTTCGGCATGGTCCATTGCTGTCCACCGAAGTTCCCAGCGTCCATCGCCCCTTTGATGTACTTGCCAGTGTCGATACTGTCTTGCTCCATCAACCGATCCAGTGGCAGGAGATAGCCTGCTTGCGCAAATTCGGCTGGCCAGATTACATCGAGATCGAATACATCTATTTCAGAAGATTGGGCGCTAAACATGGTCACGTATTGATCATGGCTTTGTCCGGTGTCGGAGGGCATTTCTCGTACTTCAATCTCTATGTTTGGATTTGCCGCTGTAAAAGCCTCCACCAGCTTTTTCGTCGAATCCGTCGAATCCTTCCCACGTGCGTATACCAATTTGACTTTTTCTGCGGCGGGAGGGGTCGGTTCTGATTTCGGTGCTTCTGTGCTAGCTGGAGCTGCAGGCTGTTGCGGTGCCGGTGTAGGTGTCGATTGCTGTGGGGCGCTGGAACACGCCGCCAAGGAGAGTAGCATGGACAAGGTCAGTCCAACTGATGTAAGCCCTTTCAAAACTTTCATTCAATTTACCCCCTTTTTTGATTTGAGAATGTGGCCGTCTCTTGTGGAGACATCCCCCTCACAACGTTACAACCTGACCGCCTCACCCGCCTGCGCGGAGGCATAGATCGCCTCGATCAGACGATTGATGTACAGGGCTTGTTCCGGCGTGCAAAGTGGAGCTGTCGTTCCTTCTAGGGAGTCAATGAAATTGTGGAAGAGCTGTACTCTTTCTTTGTCACGTCTCGGTACAATTTCCGTGGTGGCAGGTGAGCCGTTCCAATCCTGATACAGCGTGAGCCGATCTTCCATCAGATTGAGCGATGTCCCACCTTCTTTTCCGTACAAGTTTAGGAAAACGTTTTCCTTTTCGATATGAGAAGCCCAACTTGCATCCAACGTGAGCGTCAAGCCGTTTTCAAAAGTAATCATCGCTACTGCCATGTCTTCCACATCAAAGTGCCCGTTTTCATCCCGTCGTCCCCACTCAGACAATCCCTTTTTGTGCGGACCAAATTGCGCGTACGTTTGTCCCAGAACAGACACGGGCTTCGGATGGTCCATCAGCCACAACGTCAGGTCGAGCATATGTACCCCGATGTCGATCAGCGGACCACCGCCTGCCAGTTCCTTTTGCGTAAACCAGCTCCCCCAGCCGGGTATGCCGTTCCTCCTGACCCACCCTGTCTTGGCATGGTAGATCTGCCCTAGCTTCCCTTCATCCAATAGTTTTTTTACGTATTGGGCATCACTGCGAAAACGATTATTTTGCGCCACCATGAGAATTTTGTCCGCCTGCTTTGCAGCCTCGATCATTTCTTCAGCCTGCTGTACATTCATAGCCATCGGCTTTTCACACAACGTATGCTTACCTGCTGCGAGTGCCTGCATAGCCGTCTCTGCATGTAAATAATTAGGTACACATATGACTACTGCATCGATCTCTGGAACCTCTAGCAGCTCTCGGAAGTCCGAATAGACTAGTGGAATCGTATGTCTAGCCGCGCGATTTGATGCTACTTCCCTCGCTACGTCTGCAATGGCGACCACCTCTGCTCGCGGTTCGTCCTTGATTGCCTCTAGATGTGCTTCGGAAATGCCACCCGCTCCGATGATCCCGATCTTCCACTTTTGTTTGGTA is a window from the Brevibacillus choshinensis genome containing:
- a CDS encoding ABC transporter substrate-binding protein, with protein sequence MKVLKGLTSVGLTLSMLLSLAACSSAPQQSTPTPAPQQPAAPASTEAPKSEPTPPAAEKVKLVYARGKDSTDSTKKLVEAFTAANPNIEIEVREMPSDTGQSHDQYVTMFSAQSSEIDVFDLDVIWPAEFAQAGYLLPLDRLMEQDSIDTGKYIKGAMDAGNFGGQQWTMPKFIDAGLLFYRKDMVKEAPKTWDDLISQAKALNGKEGTKFGYLMQAKQYEGLVCNFVEFSAAYGGKILDEQGNVAVNNPGTIKGLNKMIEIVKSDFVPKNITTFTETESHTTFLEGQSPFVRNWPYQFAMAQDQTQSKIVDKVAIAPLPAGDAGSAAALGGWMGGINKFTKHPKEAWEFLKFMTGPEGQKISAVHGGLAPTYLPAYDEADVQKASPLFANKDFVDGVSAAVSRPTTPIYPKISEVIQIEVSKALAGQQTAEQAAKNMETQMNALMKK
- a CDS encoding carbohydrate ABC transporter permease, coding for MQKKAGPLFYVFLVLFIFIVMFPFLWILIAALKPPSELFGERAFDFIIQNPSFDNFVRVFTERPFARYLWNSTVVAALTTLYSITIASFAAYAIAWLSFRGKAIILGIVLAVSMFPQIATISPIFMFMQSMGLTNSYLGLIIPYTTFALPLAIWNLTIFFRKIPIDLGEAAKVDGATIWQTMTRVFFPLAMPGVFTTAILVFIAAWNEFLFALTLNTQETMKTVPVGIVMFQGMFTVPWGEISAASIIVTVPLVIMVLIFQRRIISGLTSGAVKE
- a CDS encoding Gfo/Idh/MocA family protein produces the protein MATKQKWKIGIIGAGGISEAHLEAIKDEPRAEVVAIADVAREVASNRAARHTIPLVYSDFRELLEVPEIDAVVICVPNYLHAETAMQALAAGKHTLCEKPMAMNVQQAEEMIEAAKQADKILMVAQNNRFRSDAQYVKKLLDEGKLGQIYHAKTGWVRRNGIPGWGSWFTQKELAGGGPLIDIGVHMLDLTLWLMDHPKPVSVLGQTYAQFGPHKKGLSEWGRRDENGHFDVEDMAVAMITFENGLTLTLDASWASHIEKENVFLNLYGKEGGTSLNLMEDRLTLYQDWNGSPATTEIVPRRDKERVQLFHNFIDSLEGTTAPLCTPEQALYINRLIEAIYASAQAGEAVRL
- a CDS encoding carbohydrate ABC transporter permease, with translation MKRTSMSEKQMGYLLILPAIVIILVIAIWPVMRSFWISLHDIRLNDPTKTEVHNSYGLDMERYVSTLPNLLRYLKKEADSAQGSVKDQLLTLRQQAEHMNAMLRQTGEIASRYQKIDQLLLEFKPVPNELKYVELSNEQIDSIRSTLNTIGTTLNDLGKQKQLSKPEGALGVVQGITASVIEPNYVGFAYYKQFLTDSRMWGALYNTLFFTVVSVAIELVLGLWIAMLINKQFIGRGLVRATVLIPWAIPTVISAMMWKYLYDGQNGMVAHLFEVTGLVSDMGVLLTTKAGAMFSVILADVWKTTPFMALLLFAGLQTIPHSLYEAAQVDGASRTQQFFRITLPMLKSTLLVSLLFRTLDAFRVFDLIYALTGGGPANSTETISILAYKTMFAQMSFGEGSALAVIVFLCVALISIGYIKILGADLLGESGGR